A single region of the Elusimicrobium sp. An273 genome encodes:
- the rpsB gene encoding 30S ribosomal protein S2 → MSNVSMKAMLEAGVHFGHQTSRWNPKMGRFIFGERNGVHILDLQKTAKELKKACAFIKEESKKGSKFLFVGTKKQAQEAIQAEAARCGAYCIHEKWLGGTLTNFQTVKKSVERLNELEKWESSGVFKAISKKEASRLTKEMLRLQKLLGGIREMKVLPDVVFVIDPVDTAGAVRESHALGIPVVAVCDTNADPDMITLPIPGNDDAARSIKLFCSAIADSILEGKAELEAVKAAENQPAENPVMAQAFETAMLAAEKAEAAAPAAVETTVVVEETVKAEEPAKEEAKPEAEQPKAEEAAKAEKPAAKRKTAAKKPAASKAKKTVKAKAKAEAETEAEPKAEAKEEAPAEEAK, encoded by the coding sequence ATGAGCAACGTATCGATGAAAGCCATGCTGGAAGCCGGTGTGCACTTCGGCCACCAAACTTCCCGCTGGAACCCCAAAATGGGCCGCTTTATCTTTGGAGAAAGAAACGGCGTCCATATCTTAGACTTACAAAAAACCGCCAAAGAACTGAAAAAAGCCTGTGCTTTTATTAAAGAAGAAAGCAAAAAAGGCTCCAAATTTTTGTTCGTCGGCACTAAAAAACAAGCCCAGGAAGCCATCCAGGCCGAAGCCGCCCGCTGCGGTGCATATTGTATCCACGAAAAATGGCTCGGCGGCACGCTGACCAACTTCCAAACCGTCAAGAAATCGGTTGAAAGACTCAACGAACTGGAAAAATGGGAATCTTCCGGCGTGTTTAAAGCCATCTCCAAAAAAGAAGCCAGCCGCTTGACCAAAGAAATGCTGCGCTTGCAGAAACTTTTGGGCGGCATCCGCGAAATGAAAGTATTGCCGGATGTGGTATTTGTAATTGACCCGGTGGACACCGCCGGCGCCGTGCGCGAATCCCATGCGTTGGGCATTCCGGTGGTAGCCGTGTGCGACACCAACGCCGACCCCGATATGATCACGCTGCCGATCCCCGGCAACGATGACGCTGCGCGCTCCATTAAGCTTTTCTGCTCCGCGATTGCCGACTCCATCTTGGAAGGCAAAGCCGAGCTGGAAGCCGTAAAAGCCGCTGAAAATCAACCCGCCGAAAACCCGGTAATGGCTCAGGCGTTTGAAACGGCCATGTTGGCCGCCGAAAAAGCCGAAGCCGCTGCCCCGGCCGCCGTGGAAACGACCGTCGTGGTGGAAGAAACGGTAAAAGCGGAAGAACCGGCTAAAGAAGAAGCCAAACCCGAAGCCGAACAGCCCAAAGCCGAAGAAGCTGCAAAAGCCGAAAAACCGGCCGCCAAGAGAAAAACGGCCGCCAAAAAACCGGCTGCTTCCAAAGCCAAAAAAACCGTAAAAGCCAAAGCGAAAGCCGAAGCCGAAACGGAAGCTGAACCGAAAGCCGAAGCCAAAGAAGAAGCTCCGGCCGAAGAAGCCAAATAA
- the tsf gene encoding translation elongation factor Ts, translated as MSLAENIKILREKTGAGLMDCKKALVECKDDMEQAIVFLRKKGLADMAKRSDRETKEGRVSVKTDGKNYAMIYLGCETDFVAKTDAFIKLADELAQYVLEHPGLDYSADENIKAMIVEQAPKFGENTTFKGGYNWTPAEGSVMAYYVHSDNKKASILELAVIGDCKDMEKAKEIARGLAMHTVGMQSGWVDAKDIPQAVIDRELDIYKTQAINEGKPAAAIEKMLPGKVKKFAKENCLLEQPTIKDNKKTVADYLAEESKNLGCELKVVRFVRF; from the coding sequence ATGTCTTTAGCCGAAAACATTAAAATCCTCAGAGAAAAAACCGGCGCCGGTTTGATGGACTGCAAAAAAGCCTTGGTGGAATGCAAAGACGATATGGAACAAGCCATCGTATTTTTGCGCAAAAAAGGCTTGGCGGATATGGCCAAACGCTCCGACCGGGAAACCAAAGAAGGACGGGTATCCGTTAAAACCGACGGCAAAAACTACGCCATGATTTACCTGGGCTGCGAAACCGACTTTGTGGCCAAAACCGATGCCTTCATCAAATTGGCCGACGAGCTGGCCCAATATGTGTTGGAACACCCCGGCTTGGATTATTCCGCCGATGAAAACATCAAAGCCATGATCGTGGAACAAGCCCCCAAATTTGGCGAAAACACCACCTTCAAAGGCGGCTACAACTGGACGCCCGCCGAAGGCAGCGTGATGGCTTATTATGTACACTCCGACAACAAAAAAGCTTCCATTTTGGAATTGGCCGTCATCGGCGATTGCAAAGATATGGAAAAAGCCAAAGAAATTGCCCGCGGTTTAGCGATGCACACCGTCGGTATGCAAAGCGGCTGGGTGGATGCCAAAGACATTCCGCAAGCCGTGATTGACCGCGAATTGGACATTTACAAAACCCAGGCCATCAACGAAGGCAAACCTGCCGCCGCCATTGAAAAAATGTTGCCCGGCAAAGTTAAAAAGTTTGCCAAAGAAAACTGCCTCTTGGAACAGCCGACCATTAAAGACAACAAAAAAACCGTTGCCGATTACCTAGCCGAAGAATCCAAGAACTTGGGTTGTGAACTGAAAGTCGTTCGTTTCGTTCGCTTCTAA
- the pyrH gene encoding UMP kinase: METCCPSKNCQPKKRVLLKLSGEALINEGHRGINPQALKEIAEEIADAYRCGNCELTIVLGGGNIWRGVRDGGGVIDRVNSDNMGMLATVINALALQSALEEAGVPTRVLTSINIYQLAEPFVRRKALRHLEKGRIVIFAGGTGNPFFTTDSAAALRASEINADVLLKATQVDGVYDSDPKKNPNAKLIHKITYKEAIARQLQFMDTAALALCLENKVPVQVFNLHTKGNIKKALCGEDVGTIIY, from the coding sequence ATGGAAACGTGCTGCCCATCCAAAAACTGCCAACCTAAAAAAAGAGTATTGCTCAAATTGTCCGGCGAGGCCTTAATTAACGAAGGCCACCGCGGCATTAATCCGCAGGCGCTGAAAGAAATCGCCGAAGAAATTGCCGACGCGTACCGCTGCGGCAACTGCGAGCTGACCATTGTGCTGGGCGGCGGAAACATCTGGCGCGGCGTACGCGACGGAGGCGGCGTGATTGACCGCGTCAATTCCGACAATATGGGTATGCTGGCCACCGTCATCAACGCCCTGGCCCTCCAGTCCGCGCTGGAAGAAGCCGGCGTGCCTACCCGGGTGCTAACCTCTATCAACATTTATCAACTGGCTGAACCGTTCGTGCGCCGCAAAGCCCTGCGCCATTTGGAAAAAGGACGCATTGTTATTTTTGCAGGCGGCACGGGAAACCCCTTCTTTACCACCGACAGCGCCGCCGCACTGCGCGCCTCGGAAATTAACGCCGATGTGCTGCTAAAAGCCACCCAGGTGGACGGCGTGTACGACAGCGACCCCAAGAAAAACCCCAACGCCAAACTCATTCACAAAATTACCTACAAAGAGGCCATTGCCCGCCAACTGCAATTTATGGACACCGCCGCTTTGGCCCTCTGCTTGGAAAACAAAGTACCCGTACAGGTGTTTAACCTGCACACGAAAGGAAACATCAAAAAAGCCCTCTGCGGCGAAGACGTGGGAACGATTATTTACTAA
- the frr gene encoding ribosome recycling factor: MEGISNLLNKTKTNMAEHVSRLERDLATIRTGRASAGLLENIRVEYYGTPTPIKQMAIINVLDAKTLEIQPWDVSSINDIDKALQKADLGASPVNDGKVIRITLPSMTEDRRKQLAKNISKMSEDFKVAVRNERRDVIEKLKKAQKAAEITEDDLKRYEADVQKATDANIAQIDKVIKTKEDEIMKI, translated from the coding sequence ATGGAAGGCATCAGCAACCTTTTAAACAAAACCAAAACCAATATGGCCGAACACGTATCCCGCTTGGAACGCGACTTGGCCACCATCCGCACCGGCCGCGCCAGCGCAGGCCTGCTGGAAAACATCCGCGTGGAATACTACGGTACCCCTACCCCCATTAAACAAATGGCTATCATCAACGTGCTGGATGCCAAAACCTTGGAAATCCAGCCCTGGGACGTCAGCTCCATCAACGATATTGACAAAGCCCTTCAAAAAGCCGACTTGGGCGCCAGCCCCGTAAACGACGGCAAAGTAATCCGCATTACGCTGCCTTCTATGACCGAAGACCGCCGCAAACAGCTGGCCAAAAACATTTCCAAAATGAGCGAAGATTTCAAAGTAGCCGTGCGCAACGAACGCCGCGACGTAATTGAAAAGCTCAAAAAAGCCCAAAAAGCGGCCGAAATTACCGAAGACGATTTGAAACGCTACGAAGCGGACGTGCAAAAAGCGACCGACGCCAACATCGCCCAAATTGACAAGGTAATTAAAACCAAAGAAGACGAAATTATGAAGATTTAA
- the uppS gene encoding polyprenyl diphosphate synthase yields MSQTPVNPVPQHVAIIMDGNGRWAQERRLPRLAGHNAGAKAVERTLKAAQKAGVKVLTLYAFSTENWTRPQEEIAGLFKLLAQTLSRYTQQADKYGVRLLVSGEREPLPPAILNQIDHAVSSTAHNTRFTLNLALNYGARQEIVHAVNALLREDKKEITVQDISQHLYQPDLPDPELIIRTSGEERLSNFLLWQAAYSEFYFSPVLWPDFDEAEFERALAAYRVRRRRFGGV; encoded by the coding sequence ATGAGCCAAACACCCGTCAATCCCGTTCCGCAGCATGTTGCCATTATTATGGACGGCAACGGACGCTGGGCCCAAGAACGCCGCCTGCCCAGGCTGGCTGGGCATAACGCCGGAGCCAAAGCCGTGGAGCGCACCTTAAAAGCGGCGCAGAAAGCGGGTGTAAAAGTGCTTACGCTGTACGCCTTTTCTACCGAAAATTGGACGCGCCCGCAGGAAGAAATTGCCGGGCTTTTTAAATTGTTGGCGCAAACTCTTTCCCGCTATACGCAACAGGCGGATAAATACGGCGTACGCCTCCTGGTAAGCGGCGAGCGGGAGCCGCTGCCCCCGGCTATTCTTAACCAAATAGACCACGCCGTTTCCTCCACGGCACACAATACGAGATTTACCCTCAACCTGGCGCTTAACTACGGCGCGCGGCAGGAAATTGTGCACGCCGTCAATGCCCTTTTGCGGGAAGACAAAAAAGAAATTACGGTGCAGGACATTTCCCAGCACCTCTACCAGCCCGATCTGCCCGACCCGGAGCTCATTATCCGCACCTCGGGCGAGGAACGCCTGTCCAACTTCCTTTTGTGGCAGGCAGCCTACAGCGAATTTTATTTTTCGCCCGTATTGTGGCCCGATTTTGACGAAGCCGAATTTGAAAGGGCCCTCGCCGCCTACCGCGTGCGCAGGCGCCGCTTTGGAGGCGTATGA
- a CDS encoding DNA alkylation repair protein, protein MTSPITRSRCEELLRRIKRFSSPAFKKQMSERFGICIDNALGTPVTTLRLLVKGLPRPDQELAEALWETGIHEARITASMLADPARMTREQLNDWAHALNSWDICDSCCNNLFSKVKNPLKLAERWIKREEEFVRRAGFAIICSLAAPRAKTKDEELIKLLPLIKNHAADPRPMVYKAVNWALRNIGKKNPRLTPKAIACAEEILDLYADNKSARWVASNALWELKSPKIKAMVAKRK, encoded by the coding sequence ATGACTTCCCCCATTACCCGTTCCCGCTGTGAAGAACTGCTGAGGCGCATCAAGCGTTTTTCTTCGCCCGCGTTTAAAAAACAAATGAGCGAACGCTTTGGCATCTGCATCGACAACGCCCTCGGCACCCCGGTTACGACGCTGCGCCTGCTGGTAAAGGGGCTGCCGCGGCCGGATCAGGAACTGGCCGAAGCCCTGTGGGAAACCGGCATACACGAGGCGCGCATCACCGCCTCTATGCTGGCCGATCCCGCCCGAATGACGCGCGAGCAATTAAACGACTGGGCCCACGCGCTCAATTCCTGGGATATTTGCGATTCGTGCTGCAACAACCTGTTTTCCAAAGTAAAAAATCCGCTGAAACTGGCGGAACGCTGGATCAAGCGGGAAGAAGAATTTGTACGCCGGGCCGGCTTTGCGATTATCTGCTCGCTGGCCGCGCCCCGCGCCAAAACAAAAGACGAGGAACTGATTAAGCTCTTGCCGCTTATCAAAAACCACGCCGCCGATCCGCGGCCGATGGTGTATAAAGCGGTCAACTGGGCGCTTCGCAACATCGGCAAAAAGAACCCGCGCCTGACGCCCAAAGCCATTGCCTGCGCCGAAGAAATTTTGGATTTGTACGCGGACAATAAATCCGCCCGTTGGGTAGCCTCCAACGCCTTGTGGGAACTGAAAAGCCCCAAAATAAAAGCGATGGTAGCCAAACGAAAATGA
- a CDS encoding GNAT family N-acetyltransferase, with the protein MTTPLIRPARPADLPRIRQIIRAAKSLLLSRHVDQWQDGYPNEAVLADDIARGKGYAVETNGAVHGYFALSFEDEEPYRVITQGAWLTDGHYCVLHRLALTETLRGTGAAGLIIDFWERQTRAQGIRSLRADTHPQNHPVRHLLLQHGFTDCGVIFVRQSQARHAFEKVLSF; encoded by the coding sequence ATGACCACCCCCCTTATCCGCCCGGCCCGGCCGGCCGATTTACCGCGCATCCGCCAAATCATCCGGGCGGCCAAGTCGCTCTTGCTCAGCCGCCACGTAGACCAATGGCAGGACGGATACCCCAACGAAGCCGTCCTGGCCGACGATATCGCCCGCGGCAAAGGCTACGCCGTAGAAACAAACGGCGCCGTGCACGGGTATTTTGCCCTGTCGTTTGAAGACGAAGAACCTTACCGCGTCATTACCCAGGGCGCCTGGCTGACGGACGGGCACTACTGCGTTCTGCACCGCCTGGCCCTTACCGAAACCCTGCGCGGCACGGGAGCGGCAGGATTAATCATAGATTTTTGGGAACGCCAAACCCGCGCCCAAGGCATCCGCTCCCTCCGCGCCGACACCCACCCCCAAAACCATCCCGTGCGCCACCTGCTGTTGCAGCACGGATTTACGGACTGCGGCGTCATTTTTGTACGCCAAAGCCAAGCGCGCCACGCGTTTGAAAAAGTCCTTTCGTTTTAG
- a CDS encoding phosphatidate cytidylyltransferase has translation MLLPRILTALIGIPVVLAAIHFGGVIYMAFVGAVILLCLYEYGLVLTAGKKPVHMPSLLLFGLLMAVVAILGRAPADMVDLPDNLYPFSVSVVIFGVLFFEVLTPKRSWDRVCNTFTGVFLIPWSLAHLVNLRDIATYGEYLTLFMIITVWVCDTGAYFSGRFLGRHKLNKEVSPKKTWEGAVGGTVLAVGAAVLMRHLFLSTLFSVSEAVWLGLLVAVVGQVSDLAESVIKRSTGVKDSSNLLPGHGGFLDRFDSYLLLAPLFYYVVLYTL, from the coding sequence ATGCTATTACCCCGTATTTTAACTGCCCTGATTGGGATTCCCGTTGTACTGGCCGCCATCCACTTTGGCGGCGTGATTTACATGGCCTTTGTAGGCGCTGTAATTCTGCTCTGTCTGTATGAATACGGACTGGTGCTGACTGCCGGCAAAAAACCGGTGCATATGCCCAGCTTGCTGCTGTTTGGCTTGCTGATGGCAGTAGTGGCCATTTTGGGCCGCGCGCCGGCCGATATGGTGGATCTGCCCGACAACTTGTACCCGTTCTCCGTCAGCGTGGTCATTTTCGGCGTGCTTTTCTTTGAAGTGCTTACCCCCAAACGCTCGTGGGACAGAGTCTGCAACACCTTTACGGGCGTGTTTTTAATTCCGTGGTCGCTGGCGCATTTGGTCAACCTGCGCGACATTGCCACCTACGGCGAATACTTAACCCTGTTTATGATTATTACCGTGTGGGTATGCGATACGGGAGCCTATTTCAGCGGGCGCTTTTTGGGGCGCCATAAACTAAACAAAGAAGTCAGCCCCAAGAAAACCTGGGAAGGGGCCGTCGGCGGTACGGTGCTGGCCGTGGGTGCGGCGGTGCTGATGCGCCATTTGTTTTTATCCACGCTTTTCTCCGTGAGCGAAGCGGTATGGCTGGGGCTGTTGGTAGCGGTAGTGGGCCAAGTGTCCGACCTGGCCGAATCCGTCATCAAACGCTCCACCGGCGTAAAAGATTCTTCCAATCTCTTGCCCGGGCACGGCGGCTTTTTAGACCGTTTTGATTCCTACCTGCTCCTGGCGCCGCTGTTCTACTACGTGGTATTGTATACGTTATGA
- the dxr gene encoding 1-deoxy-D-xylulose-5-phosphate reductoisomerase, translated as MKNIVILGSTGSIGTSALDVIARLGPDYRVIALSANNNTDLFLKQLHSFKPRFAAVLNPASYEKIKDQMPEGTRLLPPEIDSLMFMASLPTADLIVSGVVGAVGFQPLVSAIKAGKTIALANKEPMVMAGKTLMKECERWEAAILPVDSEPSAIFQCLSGMADAHGYSKLEPQISRVFLTASGGPFAKRKGALSTVTPGEALNHPRWRMGKKITIDSATLMNKGFESIEIMNLFNLPEEKVQIVIHPQSIVHSAVEFNDGAILAQLGEPDMRVPIQYAITYPKRAPGPVKKLNLFETAKLEFFAPDLDRFPCLDLALAAARKGGLLPAVLSAADEVAVDAFLKEEIKFTDIAKLVYTVLKAAPQTQADATLNQALEADRWAREAAAACLKEKAYKKAVI; from the coding sequence ATGAAGAACATCGTTATTTTAGGCTCCACGGGTTCTATCGGCACGTCCGCGCTGGACGTGATTGCCCGTTTGGGCCCGGACTACCGCGTCATCGCTCTCTCCGCCAATAACAATACGGATTTATTTTTAAAACAGCTCCACTCGTTTAAGCCCCGTTTCGCGGCCGTCTTAAACCCGGCCAGCTACGAAAAAATCAAAGACCAAATGCCCGAAGGCACCCGGCTCTTGCCGCCGGAAATTGACAGCCTGATGTTTATGGCTTCCTTGCCTACGGCGGATTTAATCGTCAGCGGCGTGGTGGGCGCGGTGGGCTTTCAGCCGCTGGTCAGCGCCATTAAAGCGGGCAAAACCATCGCCCTTGCCAATAAAGAGCCTATGGTCATGGCCGGCAAAACCCTGATGAAAGAATGCGAACGCTGGGAAGCCGCCATTTTGCCGGTGGATAGCGAACCCTCCGCCATTTTCCAATGCCTAAGCGGCATGGCGGACGCGCACGGATATTCCAAACTGGAGCCGCAGATTTCCCGCGTGTTTTTAACCGCTTCCGGCGGGCCGTTTGCCAAGCGAAAAGGAGCGCTCTCCACGGTTACTCCCGGCGAGGCGCTAAATCACCCCCGCTGGCGCATGGGCAAAAAAATTACGATTGATTCCGCCACGTTAATGAACAAAGGCTTTGAATCCATTGAAATTATGAATTTGTTTAACCTGCCCGAAGAAAAAGTGCAAATTGTCATTCATCCGCAGTCTATTGTGCACTCGGCGGTGGAATTTAACGACGGGGCTATCTTGGCGCAGCTGGGCGAGCCGGATATGCGCGTGCCCATTCAATACGCCATCACCTACCCCAAACGTGCGCCCGGGCCGGTTAAAAAACTCAATTTGTTTGAAACCGCCAAACTGGAATTTTTCGCCCCGGACTTAGACCGCTTCCCCTGCCTGGACTTGGCCTTGGCGGCCGCGCGCAAAGGCGGCCTGCTGCCTGCGGTGTTAAGCGCGGCCGACGAAGTGGCGGTGGACGCGTTCTTAAAAGAAGAAATCAAATTTACCGACATTGCCAAACTGGTGTACACGGTGCTCAAAGCGGCCCCGCAAACCCAGGCGGACGCTACCCTCAACCAAGCCTTGGAAGCCGACCGCTGGGCGCGGGAAGCGGCGGCGGCGTGTCTGAAAGAAAAAGCTTATAAAAAAGCCGTTATCTAG